In a genomic window of Amphiprion ocellaris isolate individual 3 ecotype Okinawa chromosome 11, ASM2253959v1, whole genome shotgun sequence:
- the col4a1 gene encoding collagen alpha-1(IV) chain has translation MLLPSGTLLLLLAALYSTVDMTGAEGCGASCGKCDCSGVKGAKGERGFPGLQGNMGFPGMQGHEGPPGPMGPKGDLGEPGAPGLKGVRGPPGLPGFPGNPGLPGINGNDGPPGLPGIPGCNGTKGDRGRDGAPGFPGLQGPPGIAGVPGMKGDPGGVMGIAPLKGERGYPGQPGRPGTPGPPGPIGPPGPRGYQGLKGDAGPPGPPGEKGDRLAFVSEKGDKGDRGFQGPPGPPGGSPGEVEGHTTIYVPGSPGVRGLPGDKGDKGFCVPYLDGMKGEPGPPGQRGKSGKDGEDGPKGEKGFSGAPGLPGSQGEKGERGPPGHGEGPPGPPGSRGLPGLQGEKGFTGPRGEAGPPGRHIEGPRGEQGQKGDVGEKGDRGIEGESLVGPPGQPGLTGPPGPPGEPIDANECDIQKGAPGPPGPPGLQGEVGQKGDKGDTCVQCEGSGPPGLPGDQGPKGDRGPPGAVGGKGEKGVPGLPGQPGRPGSQGTPGLMGAPGAVGEPGDIYVAPGLKGDKGLPGQSGLPGKPGVDGLPGRDGLPGQPGLKGEPAKEGIKGERGPDGNPGLIGPPGERGPPGVPGFGRPGEPGEKGSQGRPGIPGANGIPGAKGEPGVAVSSPGPQGAPGPRGETGITGIQGDRGLPGAPGLPGFPGDKGEHGPPGIGFPGPSGPKGISGIPGAPGLPGEPGRPGQDGLTGKPGVPGQKGEPGIGRPGPKGSQGPQGITGFQGDKGGMGMPGIPGQEGQTGPPGPQGIKGEIGPPGPPGQVGAPGAPGKGSPGAPGPQGPPGEPGPFGREGVKGEKGYPGAPGLDMPGPQGEKGTPGFPGIPGSKGLPGPPGLPGRDGYIGNQGPKGEMGFIGTPGVPGIPGPPGTPGSPGLRGDPGITGPRGDIGEPGLKGERGEPGIAGPPGNMTKIEMENMKGQKGESGDTGIPGVSGEKGHQGLQGDPGMPGKDGEPGLPGQPGEKGDSGVPGEPGSMGQPGQKGNVGEMGIPGPVGPKGTKGDFGTPGHPGFRGTDGEKGDRGIPGEPGIGLPGRPGEKGQTGQAGFPGIPGEKGQKGHEGMPGKPGLQGSKGDQGAVGYPGQAGRPGEKGTPGLPGSAGEPGREGRPGEGGMQGPPGPRGDKGEPGVDGIPGSSGERGDPGIPGHGLPGSPGALGSKGDKGSPGFPGAPGHAGVPGIKGDKGLPGPQGPQGEPGEQGHPGISLEGPKGERGETGQPGEGGSPGAPGPSGLPGQDGQKGDKGDQGLPGFQGESGHKGDPGYPGLPGQPGLPGIDGQKGERGLQGVPGFPGVKGSVGDFGFKGEVGDRGFPGEKGNDGPPGPPGPHVFVKGDIGFPGIQGLPGPQGPTGFQGLKGQQGVTGISGPKGEEGLPGYNGQPGAKGEPGLPGPQGPRGHPGPPGPDGVPGQLGPPGPSSMDHGFLVTRHSQTVDIPLCPEGTSLIYDGYSLLYVQGNQRSHGQDLGSAGSCLRKFSPMPFLFCNINNVCNFASRNDYSYWLTSPEPMPMSMAPVTGQSIKPFISRCAVCEAPAMVIAVHSQTIMIPPCPQGWDSLWIGYSFVMHTSAGAEGSGQALASPGSCLEEFRSSPFIECHGRGTCNYYANSYSYWLATIEDNEMFTKPVPTTLKAGNLRTHISRCQVCMKRT, from the exons GGCTGCGGGGCATCATGTGGAAAATGTGACTGCAGTGGTGTGAAAGGAGCAAAG GGTGAACGTGGATTTCCTGGTCTTCAGGGTAATATGGGATTTCCAGGGATGCAGGGACATGAGGGGCCTCCAGGACCAATGGGCCCCAAG GGAGATCTGGGTGAGCCTGGAGCTCCTGGCCTGAAAGGAGTGCGA GGTCCTCCTGGTCTGCCAGGTTTCCCAGGAAACCCAGGACTGCCG GGCATTAATGGAAATGATGGTCCACCTGGTCTACCCGGTATCCCAGGATGCAACGGGACTAAA ggagacagaggaagagatGGTGCTCCTGGTTTTCCTGGTCTTCAAGGGCCTCCT GGTATCGCAGGAGTTCCTGGAATGAAG GGTGACCCTGGTGGTGTGATGGGGATTGCTCCCCTGAAAGGAGAAAGAGGATATCCTGGCCAACCTGGACGGCCT GGAACACCAGGCCCTCCTGGACCTATCGGACCTCCAGGACCTCGTGGATATCAAGGGCTCAAA GGTGATGCAGGCCCCCCTGGTCCTCCGGGAGAGAAG GGTGACAGGCTGGCCTTTGTGAGTGAGAAAGGAGATAAG GGTGATCGAGGATTTCAAGGCCCCCCCGGCCCTCCTGGAGGTTCACCAGGGGAAGTGGAAGGACATACCACAATATACGTACCTGGATCACCG GGCGTAAGAGGACTTCCAGGGGACAAAGGAGACAAA GGCTTTTGCGTCCCTTATCTTGATGGAATGAAAGGAGAGCCCGGACCACCTGGACAAAGA GGTAAATCTGGTAAGGATGGAGAGGACGGACCAAAG GGAGAAAAAGGCTTTTCTGGAGCTCCTGGTTTGCCTGGTTCTCAG gGTGAAAAGGGAGAAAGAGGACCTCCAGGTCAT ggtGAAGGCCCCCCTGGCCCCCCTGGCTCTCGTGGTCTCCCAGGGTTACAAGgagaaaaag GTTTCACTGGTCCTCGTGGAGAAGCAGGTCCGCCAg GTCGGCACATTGAAGGTCCTCGTGGAGAGCAGGGTCAGAAGGGAGATGTGGGCGAAAAAGGAGACAGGGGTATAGAGGGAGAGTCTCTGGTTGGACCTCCTGGACAACCTGGACTCACTGGACCGCCTGGACCACCCGGAGAACCAA TTGATGCTAATGAATGTGACATTCAGAAGGGAGCTCCTGGCCCACCTGGACCTCCAGGGTTACAAGGGGAAGTGGGACAGAAAG GTGACAAAGGAGATACCTGTGTTCAATGTGAGGGCAGTGGCCCACCTGGACTACCTGGAGACCAGGGTCCTAAAGGAGACCGAG GACCTCCTGGTGCAGTTGGCGGCAAAGGAGAAAAGGGTGTTCCTGGGCTTCCTGGACAACCTGGAAGACCT GGTTCTCAAGGAACTCCTGGACTGATGGGGGCTCCCGGTGCTGTCGGTGAGCCAGGTGACATTTACGTAGCTCCTGGTCTTAAGGGAGACAAAGGTCTTCCTGGTCAAAGTGGTTTACCAGGTAAACCAGGTGTGGACGGACTACCCGGGAGAGATGGCTTACCGGGTCAACCTGGTCTCAAAGGAGAACCC GCCAAAGAAGGTATCAAGGGTGAACGTGGACCAGACGGCAACCCTGGTCTTATTGGACCACCGGGAGAGAGGGGTCCACCTGGTGTGCCAGGCTTTGGCCGACCAGGAGAGCCTGGAGAGAAGGGTAGTCAGGGGAGACCAGGAATTCCTGGAGCTAATGGAATACCAG GTGCAAAAGGTGAGCCAGGTGTAGCTGTGAGCTCTCCTGGACCTCAGGGGGCACCTGGACCTCGAGGAGAAACTGGTATAACTGGAATTCAAG GTGACAGAGGCCTTCCAGGAGCCCCGGGGTTGCCAGGTTTTCCTGGAGACAAGGGTGAACATGGACCACCTGGAATTGGATTTCCAGGCCCATCTGGTCCTAAAG gaATCAGTGGAATTCCAGGAGCACCAGGATtaccaggagaaccaggaaggcCAGGGCAGGATGGCTTAACTGGAAAACCTGGTGTACCTGGACAAAAG GGTGAACCTGGAATAGGTCGTCCAGGTCCAAAAGGTTCACAGGGTCCCCAAGGAATTACTGGCTTCCAGGGAGATAAGGGTGGCATGGGAATGCCTGGGATTCCTGGGCAAGAAGGACAGACAGGACCACCGGGACCTCAGGGAATCAAAG gtgaaattgggCCACCTGGACCACCTGGACAGGTTGGTGCACCAGGTGCACCAGGAAAAGGCTCACCTGGAGCTCCTGGACCACAAGGACCACCTGGAGAGCCTGGACCATTTG GGAGGGAAGGTGTAAAGGGAGAGAAGGGCTACCCAGGTGCTCCTGGTCTAGACATGCCGGGCCCTCAGGGAGAGAAGGGAACCCCTGGGTTCCCAGGAATCCCAGGTTCCAAAGGACTACCAGGGCCACCGGGCTTACCAGGCAGGGACGGATACATCGGAAACCAAG GTCCTAAAGGTGAAATGGGGTTCATAGGAACACCGGGAGTACCTGGAATACCTGGACCACCAGGTACTCCTGGATCTCCTGGTCTGAGAG GTGATCCTGGTATTACTGGACCAAGAGGTGATATTGGAGAGCCTGGACTGAAGGGAGAAAGGGGAGAGCCAGGTATTGCGGGACCTCCTGGGAACATGACTAAAATcgaaatggaaaacatgaagggGCAGAAAGGAGAGAGTGGAGACACAG GTATACCTGGAGTCAGTGGAGAGAAGGGCCACCAAGGACTTCAAGGAGACCCTGGAATGCCGGGCAAAGATGGAGAGCCTGGATTACCTGGACAACCTG GTGAGAAAGGAGACTCTGGTGTTCCTGGAGAGCCTGGCAGTATGGGACAACCTGGACAGAAGGGCAACGTTGGGGAGATGGGAATACCAG gtcCTGTTGGTCCAAAGGGTACTAAAGGAGATTTTGGTACACCGGGACATCCTGGATTCAGAGGCACAGATGGAGAAAAAGGAGACAGGGGAATACCTGGTGAGCCAGGTATCGGGCTCCCAGGACGTCCAGGAGAAAAG GGTCAGACCGGTCAGGCAGGATTCCCAGGAATACCTGGAGAGAAGGGTCAGAAGGGTCACGAGGGTATGCCTGGCAAGCCAGGACTGCAAGGATCCAAGGGAGACCAAGGAGCCGTTGGCTATCCAG gTCAGGCAGGTAGACCAGGTGAGAAGGGCactcctggccttcctgggtcTGCAGGAGAACCTGGTCGTGAAGGCCGACCTG GTGAAGGTGGGATGCAGGGACCTCCGGGTCCTCGTGGAGACAAAGGAGAGCCTGGAGTGGACGGCATCCCCGGATCctcaggagagagaggagaccCGG GTATACCTGGTCACGGTTTGCCTGGATCACCTGGAGCACTTGGTAGCAAAG GTGACAAAGGTAGTCCTGGTTTTCCTGGTGCTCCAGGTCATGCAGGTGTCCCTGGTATCAAAGGTGATAAGGGGCTTCCAGGCCCACAGGGACCCCAGGGTGAGCCAGGAGAGCAGGGTCACCCAGGTATCTCTCTAGAGGGCCctaagggagagagaggagaaacagGACAACCCGGAGAAGGAG GATCCCCAGGAGCACCAGGACCTTCTGGCTTGCCAGGCCAAGATGGTCAAAAGGGAGATAAAGGAGATCAGGGTCTTCCTGGTTTCCAGGGAGAGTCGGGACACAAGGGTGACCCTGGATATCCTGGACTTCCT GGACAACCTGGCCTTCCAGGTATTGATGGacagaagggagagagaggattGCAGGGTGTTCCTGGCTTCCCAG GTGTAAAGGGTTCTGTGGGGGACTTTGGATTTAAAGGAGAAGTTGGAGACAGAGGATTCCCAGGAGAGAAAG GTAATGATGGCCCTCCTGGTCCCCCCGGCCCTCACGTTTTCGTCAAAGGAGACATTGGTTTCCCAGGAATTCAAGGTTTGCCTGGACCTCAGGGGCCAACTGGGTTCCAGGGACTGAAAGGACAGCAAG GTGTGACAGGTATTTCAGGTCCAAAAGGTGAAGAAGGTCTCCCTGGATATAACGGTCAGCCTGGAGCCAAAGGAGAGCCTGGCCTTCCAGGGCCACAGG GACCCAGAGGACATCCTGGACCCCCAGGACCTGATGGTGTTCCAGGACAACTGGGTCCACCTGGTCCCTCTTCCATGGATCATGGGTTCCTGGTAACACGTCACAGCCAAACAGTGGATATTCCATTATGTCCTGAGGGAACCTCACTCATATATGATGGCTACTCATTGCTCTATGTACAAGGCAACCAGCGCTCTCATGGACAGGACTTAG GTTCGGCAGGCAGCTGTCTGAGAAAGTTCAGCCCCATGCCCTTCCTGTTCTGTAACATCAACAATGTGTGCAACTTTGCCTCTCGTAATGATTACTCCTACTGGCTCACCTCACCTGAGCCCATGCCAATGAGTATGGCACCTGTCACTGGTCAAAGCATCAAACCCTTCATCAGCAG GTGTGCTGTATGTGAAGCCCCTGCCATGGTGATAGCAGTTCACAGTCAGACCATCATGATCCCACCTTGCCCTCAAGGCTGGGACTCTTTGTGGATTGGCTACTCCTTCGTCATG cacACCAGTGCTGGTGCTGAGGGTTCAGGTCAGGCTTTGGCCTCTCCTGGTTCCTGTCTGGAGGAATTCCGCAGTTCTCCGTTCATTGAGTGTCATGGTCGGGGAACCTGCAACTACTACGCCAATTCCTACAGCTACTGGCTTGCCACTATCGAAGACAACGAGATGTTTAC GAAACCTGTCCCCACAACGCTAAAGGCAGGCAATCTCCGAACACACATAAGCCGCTGTCAAGTGTGCATGAAGAGGACATAA